CACTGGGACCAAGCAAATAACATGTGGGATGTTCAAGTTACTGGAAAAGGAGAAGGTAATTACAGATGTAAATACTTGATTCTTTGCATTGGATTTGCTGCTAAAAAGATGTATCCTCCAGGCGTGGACACTCATAAGTTTAAGAGTACGTCATTCCATACCGCGGACTGGCCTTGGGAAGGAGTAGATGTAAAGAACAAGAGAGTTGCTGTTGTTGGAACTGGTGCTTCTGGTGTCCAAGTGGTCCAAGAGATTGGGGGTGATGTTAAGGAATTAGTGGTATTTCAACGTACTCCCAACACTGCACTTCCTATGAGACAAAGAACAGACGACCCTAAAGATAAGGAGACTCAAATGAAGAGAAGAGTTGACTATCCAAAGATTTTCCGTAAGTTGAGAGAAACTTCTTACTCAGGTTTTGAGTTCGAGGCTGATTTTCGCGCTGCTCTGGAATGTACAcctgaagaaattaaagaaaaatttgacGATTGCTGGGAAAAGGGAGGTTTCCGTTTCTGGCTTGGGAACTTCAAAGACGTGTTTGTTGACCCTAAAACTAATGAAATAGCCTACAAGTACTGGAGGGAAAAAGTTTTCGAGAGAGTTAAGGACCCAAGAAAGAGGGAAATATTGGCTCCAGCTAAACAAGTTAACCCTATTTTTACTAAAAGACCAAGTCTTGAACAACGTTActatgaaatatttaatcaGGATAATGTCAACATTGTCAACATTAGGGATACACCTATTACCGAAGTTACCGAGACTGGATTGAGAACCTTAGAAaaggaatatgaatttgacattattatatatgctACAGGTTTCGACTCAATTACTGGTGGGTTTTATCAAATCGATTTAAAGGGTGACAATGGTGTATCTCTCCAAGAAACTTGGAAAAATGGGACCTATACCCATTTAGGTATGACAATTTATGGGTATCCTAACTTATTTTTCATGTATGGACCTCAAGGGCCTAGTGCGTTCTGTAATGGTCCGACTTGTGCTTTAACTCAAAGTGAGTGGATTAGAGATGCGATCAATTATACAGAAAAGAATAAGTACAAAAGAATTATGCCTACATTGGAAGCTCAATTAGGTTGGAAAAATACATTAACGAGGGAGCCAACAGCACATTATTACCAATTGCAGATTCATGGTATATGGGTGTCAATAGAGAGGGAAACAAACCCAAAGAATGCCTTCTTTACGTTTATGGTGCCAACAACTATCTTAAGGATATTTCTAAAGAAGctgaaaataattatgagaattttgcatttttatAGCTTTATATTGTTTGTATCGATTATTCTATATAAACTTGCAACTCAGTTAAATTGCAATAAACCAATATACTTTTCTTTCGTGTTCACAACATATAGCCTTTGGAGAAGTCTTTCGGATTGTACTTGCATGCATATTATGTACTTTCAGTGAGGAAAGAAAGGATTGtggaaaatttaattcCATTTTAGTTAAGTATTCCGAGACTTTTTTTGGGTTTCACATCCCATTCgacatatttattatacttGGATTGTAGCTAAATGAATATATACATATCCAGATAATGCGACAAAAAAAACATGGCATGATCTTATTCATAAGGAGGATAATATGTTAaacttcaatattatacCTTGTaatgtattatttttcagtatCTCTACGGTCATTTATGagtttgaaatataaaacCAGAAAACAagattaattcatttgacTGAAGTGGTACTTCAGTATCAACTCTTGTCTAGAATACCTAATTTGTCGTCCGACATACAGCTTTAAAGCTTAATAATGATGCGACAAATCCACATATTGGATATCAATACCTGGCTTTATTTTCGATTTGGTGTAGCATCCAATATTCCAAATGTATCTTTGACTAATTTTGGAACGATTCCTCTCTCAGAAACTTTTGGTTAGACACTTAAggattcattaatattaagGAGCATTCTCACTGGTGCATTTGAGCTTATAGGTTGTATTTTGTTTGCAACATCAAATAGGTTTATCCCCCATTGTATGGCAATATCTTTTTTTGCGGTGTTAGTTTCATTTTTTCAATCATGTTTGTTTTCATTTGCTCCAGGTAAGGGTTAAAGACTATATGAGTAGTATGTGAGTAGTGTTATTTAATGTGTGTGTCTAGTTACTAAAATCCGGCTTTAACTTACTTTCAATCAAATACAACGTATACCAAGATGATAACTTCAGCAgcaatcttcttcatttgttGTTGTGTTGGAAACTTAGTTAAATTTCAGACATTGTTGAATATCAGGAACCAACATATTCTTGGAGAAAGGTGTTAGCATAGTGTGTGATGCAGAAACATTACTTATTCTTGCTGATATATACtataattgttgatttcGGAAAAAGAACAGAGATGAGAAAGATCTTCTGTTAGATGAGCGAATCTAATGCGATTTGCAAATCAGAATTTGCAGATTTAACGAATAAAGAAAGCCCAGTATTCATGTATTAACTTTgaatatatacatatattcattgcaaaaacaatattatagTTTCTGAACTTTTATTAATAGtctaaataatttttaataataatgaatataacTTTTGCAAATCTTCATAGTAACGATTTCCTTGTTTATTGTATTAAATGCCAATAATCCCCTTTATAAACAAGCTTTAATTAACTAAGACATTTCCAATGGCTCTTTGTATCCTACTTTAGAATTagttaattttatttaatagtAGTACTCAAAAAGTAACCTGAAATTACGAGAGGAATGGATgttatttataaatttattctAAGACTGATGAAGATTATTTAACAAACTTGGATGAGCTAGTACCAAAAGACAGGATACCATTCATGGAGTACTGCATCAATGCGATTGGTTTACGCGCCCAAGCAGTTTATGTGTCAAACGCCTGCATTATATTGAATGTTATAGGAAAGGCGAGGCGGCACAACATGTCTCTTAGATCGCCCGAGCTGGACCCAGACCGGGCGTTGTTGAATACCGACCAGTACAGGATCATGATGCAAGTACGCACTCATTACTGCGCATTGGAATGTCGTTGGCCCGCGGTGAGGGCAACCTTTCCCGCCTAAATTTCACGACTGGTGTTATTTTCAACGCCAGCGGGCACGAGGTGGACGATAAGGACGTGACTCGCCGCATTTTTTGACAGGTTATATAAGCTTGCACGAACCATGATATTCGACATCCGGAATAAAGAAGAGTTGGATTACTCAGTGGATCATGCGCAGCTCAATAATGGGATGGCGTCTTTTACTGACTGTGACCGAGTACAGTAGATATAAGCATGGAATTCTCTATCTGAAATATAACGGCGACATCTCCTTAGACAGGAAGAAGTACACCGAGTTGTCGCTCATTCTCATCACACTTCTCCATATTCTGTGCTTGCCGGCGCGGTCCAGAGATCAATCAATTAACGGAGATGGGAACAAGCTTTTGGTTTCGAGGGGTCAATTTTCTCGGTAGCACGCTCGGTTCTTGCTACATGTACAATAAGTTGGCCAATGCCAAATACCCTATCATCCGGGAGACGGGGCCTTATTTGTCGAGGTTGATCATGTGGTAGCTTGTGCATAGGCGGATCTATCTTGAGGAAACGCAGGTGGAGGATGAAACCAAGTTCCCCATCTATGCGGCTCCCATTACAGTACATCTTTTGAcaactaatgaaaaattgagtGATTTCAAATAGaaggaattattattattatttttcttacATACATCGACATATTTAACTAAATCTAAAAGAACCAAAACTAAACAGAGctattcttcttttcagTGAGTGACATTCGTGGAGAATCTTCATACACGGTGTTcacttcattatttaaaacagCATTATCACCTGCCATCTTTATATCAGTAATATCTTCACCAAAAATCTGTGCCACTTCTTCTAATCCCAATCCTTGTGTTTCtggaaagaagaaataaactACGCAAGCTTGAATAAATACCCACACACaaaaaacaatataatactTCCATGAAATAGCATCCATTGCAATGTTGTTGACATAATTGTTATATAAAACCCATCCCTGACTCGTCAAACTGTATATCAATGAGGCCTTACTTCTCATGGTATAAGGTACAACTTCCGTCATGTATGTAAAACCAATTGGAGATATCGCATGGTAAAATCcataaaataaatagattATGGCGACAATACCTCTCCCTAACGATTTATTCTCGAAATTTGTTCTCTCATTTATAGAAGCCAATACGATCCAAACAATAAACGTGGCACACATTAACAAAAGGCCGCTTATTATCAAAAGTCTACGTTTCATCCTTCCAGCATATGTGGCAAAAACAATTCCCCAAACCCCACCGTAAACAGTCAAACCAATgttaattttcaatttttggaCAGGCTCAGTATACCCAATGGCTTCAAGAACAATCGAAAAGTAGTAAGAAAGAAGTGAGGAACCACACATTTGTAATATTGTTGCCATTGCAAAGGTAAGAAATAACCTATGTAAGTATGCTTTAGATGAGAACCATACACCCCACGAAAACTTCTTACCAATCAGTTCTTTAGCAATTGCCGCTTTTATTTCTGCCATTTCGAACTTCACCAATCTACTATCTCTATCACCGCCAGCATGATACTTAGTCAAGACTTCGTATGCTTGGTCTTCTTTACCATGTGCTATAAGCCATCTTGGTGACTCTGGACAAAGAAAggtcaaaatcaattgaattatcgGGAATACTGCTTGCAATAATGAAGGTAGCCTCCACGACCagttattatatttcatGTCTGACATGTATGGACCCCAAGTAAATAGAGCTGCTAAAAATGCCCCTGTTGGAAAACTTGCTTGAAGCATACTTGTCATCGCTGGTCTTTGGGATGGGAAAGCACATTCCGCTAATATAGGGGCAGACGCAATTCCAGTTGCACCAGAACCAAGACCTATTATAATACGAGACGCAAGAAACATTCCAAAATTTACAGCGCCAGCTTGTATTGCTGCCCCAATAATTGtcaaaataattccaatCATAAGCATATGTCTTCTTCCTATACGATCACCAACAAGAACAATAAAAGGCGTAACACATAAACTACCAATAGTAGTACCATTACTTAAGGTACCTAATATACCACCTGAAGGGTGGTTAAAATAACCTTCCCAACTTGGTAAAGTTTGTAAGTTACTCATCATACTTCCATCATAACCTACGGTAATCATACCAAACACAGCACAACCTAAGTAAATGTTTAACTTCAATAGGTGAGGATATTGAAACCACCATTTTGTTAGTTTTGGAGTGACATCTTCCAACGTAAGCTCGTGGTTCTCATCCATTGCAGGATCTATATGTGAAATCAGTATTTCGCtcttatattttttatcaCAATTAGTGCCTGTCATAATAACCAAAAGTTGATAAAACGAGGATTAACTTGGGCTTAGCATGGGAATAGTactttttatatttgtCTTCTGTAGCACCCCATCTGTTTGAGTAAATATCTCCAAAAAGTATTTAACTCTTAAATGACTATTGATAATGTgtaaattaaatcattcataCAAGACTACGATGTTGATGTGAGAtttacttcttctttgttgcGGTAATGCCTTCTGTTTAACTTGAAGATGAGGAGAAAATCTCTGAATTATCGCTTTCATCATGCATCCCCCACCAGAAACGATAAAATGCGCTTGGGGTTTGACAACCCACTGCGTGGAACTACAGAATTAAGATCCTGCATAAGAATCAATTTCCATTTCAACGTACAGTTGGGCACAATAACAGAAAAAAGTCTATTTACGAGACTTTGTCTACTGACTCCACTTTTTATCGAAAACATTTGAACCAGGTTTTTTTAACGTTTCCTCGGAGtttccaaaatttttattagaaactatattattttgtgGAGACTCCTCCActaaaaatggaaaaaCAAGCCgaacaaaaaaaaagattgTATGTAGGTCATTATCGcacaaaaaaaaaaggtaATAACCTGGTATAGCTGCTTACCTACTAACACATTTAAAAAGTTATCACGGGGTTGCAGGGTATAGTTAGAAATAGTCAAAgtctattaatttaaattaacgaaaatgaaaagGGAAAACATTAAGAAGCCGAATCAGTAAATTGGAACTTTGAAAGCATCAAAAGTGTATGTCCAAGAATCGTAAGACATCTGGTCATAAACACAGTCATAACTGGAATTACTTTTCCAAAATGGACGAAGTGGCCATTTGCAAAGAAGCTGAGATTCTCCTCCATAGTCACCTGAAGAGACAGTTGAATTAAGGCCGGATGGTTTCCTATCTTTTTCAACCCAATCTAAAATGGTTTCCATATTAGATTCTGGATATGGGCCTGGTTGCAAGCTATTTGTATTACAATGAGCAGCACCAGGTactaaataaaattgatacCAGTTGTCAAGAGCAGTGAGCGATTCGTTGAAAGACATTTCACTGTACATAATAGAACGAACACTTTGCCAGTAGTGAACTGAAGAAGCGGCAGGAACACTTGGATCAGATTCGCCGTGATAGTGTAACAACTTTCCTCCATTAGAGTAAAATGATGTTAAGTCAGGTATTGTGGTTTGTAAAGAATCCAAGTATCTATAGTAACCGGTGAACATCCAATCAACCAAAGTATCATAAGTAATGTTATCGAGGGATGAAAggttatcaatatttaataattgaataaactTTGTAACGTATTCCCCTCCAGTGGATGGGATATTGAGCTCCCAAGATTCTGAATCTTCACTATATTTAGTTTCACCATCACTAAGCTCAGAACCAATTTGCCAAGAAAGATAAGCTCTTTGACCAGCAGAACTTTGAAGGCCTTTATAAATTGCCTGAGAAACAGCGACTCCCTCAGCAGTAACTGTACCGTTTTGTTCGGGTTGATAAGAGGTAGTACTACCTTCCGCTCTTTTACTAAAACCAAAACCAAGGGAAGTACTATTTTGAGCTCCACAATAATAAGGTTCTCCAATTATAGAGctcaaattaaatttaagcATACAGCGATCTGTTCTGGAAATAACTCCATCTATGCGACCATCGAGGGAATCACAGGCAGCTATTGTAGCATTAACAATTTTACTCAATTCACATGGAGGTGGGAAGTAGTTCAAATCTTTTTCAACCATGGCAGGGTAAACATGATTGACCTGTTGTTGAGCATATCTGAAGGCCGGGGCACCGACAACAACGCCATCATACAACTCTCCATACCTTTGTATTTGACTCATACCTTCACGGCCACCATCGGAACAACCTTCAAAGTAAGTGTAAAgcttttcatcatcagacaTTCCGTAGAGAACACTGGTGAGGAATTTACCGATGGTGGTCATTTCACCCAATCCTTGGTAAGAGAACATGTAAGTTGCATCCCAGTTGATAGAACCATTGCCAAAAAGAACCACCTCGTCATATGATGTATAGAAGGCATCGTAACCAGCATCAGTGCACCACCTGCAGCACCATAGGAAAGACTACTAGTAGAAGAACTACTGAGGCTATAACCACCTCCACCAGCAACGTAAAATCTATTCTCGAAGTTAGAAGGATCCGGTAACGCATAGTTAAGAACAACCGTATCGTTTTTTCCTGTATGTGCATAAGAAACAGAGATGTTACAATAGCTGTAATTAGAACTTTCAGCGACATTAACTTCCACAGATGTTGGAATCATTTCAATACCAAGTAAAGTCCCATTCAGAGGCAACGAGTCCCGAACATAAGAAATAGAGcataaatcattaaacGAAGAGTTAGTGCTACtgttatttgaagataaatctCTTTTGAATATAGGGCTAGTACTTGTAATTGTAGCAAATAAAGTGACaataatcaacaatttcattatcattcctaattatattaagtaaataatattgaaatttaaaCAGTTACATCTTACTTGCAcctttatatatttttattttcttgtctCTCATGGGATTTGACATGGCTTTTTCAAAACAAGGCtaacaatttttgattagTATACATATGCATTATCTTTGTTCTTTAAATGCCGATCGTTTGTATATTTCTCGGATAAACGTCGGTCCGGTACTTATAGCCGAGGTGCATAGAATCCTCATCTTAAAGTTCACCGTCAAAGGCCAACTTCAATTAATCTGTCCCAGAccaatattatttgaatgaCAAACATTTTCTCATCATCGCAGGGCTGTGGGATTATGAATAAGCTCCTTTCCAGAAGctaacattattattgaagcaGCAATAGCAAGCAAACTCTTCACCCCTATACAAAAAGCTTAAACAGGCCTATTTACATTTCAAAGCTCCATGACGCAATGGTCCTTTTGAATCAAAacgaaaaagaagaagtctCATagaacattattatattataaagCCACTAGCCAGTTTTCGTAGGATAGTTACCAAAAGATGGACattgaaatcatcatcttgaaGTAATTTCTCTAAAGGGAATTCATTTcagtatttatttgattatgtattattggaatcaGGTAGACATAGATCTCCTCATTTGTCTCCAGAATCCTTAGATATGCATTCATTTGTAAATGATCCCTAAGGTCGTATGATTACCTTAGGAGTTAATAAAATGaactatataataatatatagttGGATGCAAGGGTATGAGAAAGGGGGAAGATAACCTGGTAGTTGATAAACATAAGGAGGTACTCTGAAAGGTAAACAAAACCAGTTTGTACTTTTAGCGTGGGATTGAACAGTTATCGCGGGGTTGCAGGGTATATTCGACTATGTAACGAAAACGTCGAAATTTCTATTCAAACAAAGGTTCCATTGAAGATAGAGATAAAGATCTTGCTTTCGAAGACGTTAAACAAAGTCAACAAATATTAGTCTCAAGAACTCTATCCTtaaaaattaaatacatTCTTGGGGTATGTGGTATTTCAAGCAGTTACTAAGGGTACGAAGGATGTATGATGGGAGACTTAAAAACATTGCCAAGTTGGACAGTCtacttcaataatattcaagGCAGTGAATTAAGTACGATGACAAACAATCAGAAAATTGGTTCATTATGTGTTGTAACCCGTCTTGCATCAATTGGTGATAGATTTTCAAGACTTTGTTCGATGGGTTTGGGTTATTCTAGCAATTAATAGAGGTTGGTGCCGCAAACTTTGGAAAGTTTATAGGGTCAAGAATTGTAATTGGGGTAGGTGTTGATATCCCTTAGGTTAGAGCTTTTCTTGCTGATAGAAGTAGGCTACCAAACTATACCCTGCAACTGCGTGCAAACTGTTCAACCCCATactaatgatataaattGTTCTTTGTTCTCCCCCACTTTTTTTAGAATTGTTATCGCACACTATAGTTCACGGACACAACCACCGCGCGCAATGTCGCCGGTGCAATGTCTCAAATGCGCGTAAAAATCAACCGAGCACTTTAATTGTCTTTTACTTAGGCACTACCACAACTTGCAAATTGTGGTCTTTCAATGCGAAAGTGGTAAAGTCGCTCTGTAGGATTGCAGGTTACACAGTGTGATACCGTCATccatttgatcaatttatgaatatataaataggGTAGCCCTCCCCTTTGAGAATACATATCGAAATCGCTTATTCGATTATCTGtcttcttttattttcCACTACATCGATATCTTCCTGTTTATCATCTGCGGTATTACTTGGGCTTTTTTTTCGTGATGTTCGCATTTCGAAAACCCCACAAAATCACAATACTTCCTTCAATGAGAATCtgaaacaaatatttcttttatgcTAATTTTATTCGATTTCCTATAAATTGATGGAGACTCACAAGAACACAAAAGTACCGAATTTTTATTCATCACAATTAATTAAGATGAACAACAATACTTTTCGTAATAATATTAGGAGATATATTTTAGGAGATGACGAGGATACTGGTATGGATATTGACAtagatattgataaatttgagaTTACGAAATTTGACTACAGAAAACTATTCGATAAGAGAGCGATTCAGAATGTGAGCtatcaagaaattttacGCAAAATGTTTGAAATTGAGAATGTAT
The nucleotide sequence above comes from Debaryomyces hansenii CBS767 chromosome A complete sequence. Encoded proteins:
- a CDS encoding DEHA2D19294p (weakly similar to uniprot|Q8GAW0 Comamonas sp cpnB Cyclopentanone 1 2-monooxygenase), whose translation is MSTKYYDALVVGGGFGGITELFKLREAGYSVHGFERGTYLGGVWHHNRYPGARVDTEVPCYQLWLEETCKGWIFSERFPGYKELQNYFEYADSQIHVSKDYTFESNVSKAHWDQANNMWDVQVTGKGEGNYRCKYLILCIGFAAKKMYPPGVDTHKFKSTSFHTADWPWEGVDVKNKRVAVVGTGASGVQVVQEIGGDVKELVVFQRTPNTALPMRQRTDDPKDKETQMKRRVDYPKIFRKLRETSYSGFEFEADFRAASECTPEEIKEKFDDCWEKGGFRFWLGNFKDVFVDPKTNEIAYKYWREKVFERVKDPRKREILAPAKQVNPIFTKRPSLEQRYYEIFNQDNVNIVNIRDTPITEVTETGLRTLEKEYEFDIIIYATGFDSITGGFYQIDLKGDNGVSLQETWKNGTYTHLGMTIYGYPNLFFMYGPQGPSAFCNGPTCALTQSEWIRDAINYTEKNKYKRIMPTLEAQLGWKNTLTREPTAHYYQLQIHGIWVSIERETNPKNAFFTFMVPTTILRIFLKKSKIIMRILHFYSFILFVSIILYKLATQLNCNKPIYFSFVFTTYSLWRSLSDCTCMHIMYFQ
- a CDS encoding DEHA2D19316p (no similarity), whose protein sequence is MEYCINAIGLRAQAVYVSNACIILNVIGKARRHNMSLRSPESDPDRALLNTDQYRIMMQVRTHYCALECRWPAVRATFPA
- a CDS encoding DEHA2D19338p (similar to uniprot|Q871C4 Neurospora crassa B8G12 Related to hexose transporter protein); this encodes MTGTNCDKKYKSEISISHIDPAMDENHELTLEDVTPKLTKWWFQYPHLLKLNIYLGCAVFGMITVGYDGSMMSNLQTLPSWEGYFNHPSGGILGTLSNGTTIGSLCVTPFIVLVGDRIGRRHMLMIGIILTIIGAAIQAGAVNFGMFLASRIIIGLGSGATGIASAPILAECAFPSQRPAMTSMLQASFPTGAFLAALFTWGPYMSDMKYNNWSWRLPSLLQAVFPIIQLILTFLCPESPRWLIAHGKEDQAYEVLTKYHAGGDRDSRLVKFEMAEIKAAIAKESIGKKFSWGVWFSSKAYLHRLFLTFAMATILQMCGSSLLSYYFSIVLEAIGYTEPVQKLKINIGLTVYGGVWGIVFATYAGRMKRRLLIISGLLLMCATFIVWIVLASINERTNFENKSLGRGIVAIIYLFYGFYHAISPIGFTYMTEVVPYTMRSKASLIYSLTSQGWVLYNNYVNNIAMDAISWKYYIVFCVWVFIQACVVYFFFPETQGLGLEEVAQIFGEDITDIKMAGDNAVLNNEVNTVYEDSPRMSLTEKKNSSV
- a CDS encoding DEHA2D19360p (no similarity); translated protein: MMGDLKTLPSWTVYFNNIQGSELSTMTNNQKIGSLCVVTRLASIGDRFSRLCSMGLGYSSN